A stretch of Candidatus Manganitrophaceae bacterium DNA encodes these proteins:
- a CDS encoding PilZ domain-containing protein, protein MEKRQKQRTLKRLFVRFGNEKPEHIGFTHDLSATGIFLKTNTVFPPNTRLQIELTLPDETVLCCRGIVMWAKRIPPALNRMVQKHGMGVRLLEIPEAYKALIDRLNIKL, encoded by the coding sequence ATGGAAAAAAGACAAAAGCAGCGTACGCTGAAGAGATTGTTCGTCCGGTTCGGCAACGAAAAACCGGAGCATATCGGATTTACGCATGACCTCTCCGCAACCGGCATCTTCTTAAAGACCAACACCGTTTTTCCTCCCAATACCCGTCTTCAAATAGAGTTGACCCTGCCGGACGAAACGGTCCTCTGCTGCCGCGGCATTGTCATGTGGGCAAAGCGCATTCCCCCTGCCTTAAATCGGATGGTCCAAAAACATGGAATGGGGGTCCGCCTTCTTGAAATTCCGGAGGCTTATAAAGCGCTGATCGATCGGCTCAATATTAAGTTGTAA
- a CDS encoding SurA N-terminal domain-containing protein, producing the protein MLKVIRKGAIENPWFFRIIMGGLAVAFTVTMGWVGFGGGHENENTIAQVDRTPIHLEEYHRAYQNASNFYREIFQDKYDDKDLRKRVIDELVDRKLWLREAQQMKLAVSDEELKRSITQLPGFQKEGKFDSDLYRRVLALEHYSPEGFERQHREELLIDKAKTLVKESVALTPTEEEEAKKSNPANPDPDRAASDLLFQKKQRALNGYTLALRQKASINVKEELL; encoded by the coding sequence ATGCTGAAAGTCATTCGAAAAGGGGCCATTGAAAATCCTTGGTTCTTCCGGATCATTATGGGGGGACTGGCGGTTGCGTTCACTGTGACGATGGGCTGGGTTGGATTCGGCGGAGGTCATGAAAACGAGAACACCATCGCCCAGGTCGATCGCACGCCGATTCACCTTGAAGAATATCATCGCGCCTATCAGAATGCGTCCAATTTTTACCGGGAAATCTTTCAGGACAAATATGATGACAAAGACCTCCGAAAACGGGTCATCGATGAGCTGGTCGATCGGAAGCTCTGGCTTCGCGAGGCTCAACAGATGAAGTTGGCGGTCAGCGATGAAGAGCTGAAACGATCGATTACGCAGCTTCCCGGATTTCAAAAAGAGGGGAAATTTGATTCCGACCTCTATCGCCGCGTCCTCGCCCTCGAGCATTATAGCCCCGAAGGGTTCGAACGGCAACACCGGGAAGAGCTCCTGATCGACAAAGCAAAGACATTGGTGAAAGAGTCGGTCGCTTTAACCCCGACCGAAGAGGAAGAAGCGAAAAAGAGCAACCCCGCGAACCCCGATCCCGACCGTGCCGCCTCGGATCTTCTCTTCCAAAAGAAGCAACGCGCGCTGAACGGCTACACTCTCGCCTTGAGGCAAAAAGCCTCAATCAACGTAAAAGAAGAACTCCTCTAA
- a CDS encoding RDD family protein has translation MMAERKVLGLTEQDEEVAGPWVYPKASVLHRVIAKFLDFLIIAAIYEIPLRVSFLGGLFYLLIADGFAEGRSVGKQLIGLQAITPTTRKKASFKESIIRNFPLAIAYLIFYLPYIGWLFSSMIVGFELLLMIGNPKGLRVGDELAKTQVLDYTVFESLEK, from the coding sequence ATGATGGCTGAACGAAAGGTCCTTGGGTTGACGGAGCAGGACGAGGAGGTCGCCGGTCCTTGGGTTTATCCCAAAGCAAGCGTGCTTCATCGGGTGATCGCTAAATTTCTCGACTTTTTGATCATCGCCGCCATTTATGAAATTCCGCTTCGAGTCTCCTTCTTGGGCGGACTTTTCTACCTTTTAATCGCAGACGGTTTTGCCGAGGGGAGGAGCGTCGGAAAGCAGCTGATCGGTCTTCAAGCGATCACACCGACCACTCGGAAGAAGGCCTCCTTCAAAGAATCGATCATCCGCAATTTCCCACTGGCGATCGCCTATTTGATTTTTTACCTTCCTTATATCGGTTGGCTCTTTTCATCGATGATCGTCGGATTCGAATTGCTCTTAATGATTGGGAATCCCAAAGGGTTGCGTGTCGGAGATGAATTGGCCAAAACGCAGGTGCTCGACTATACTGTATTCGAATCCTTAGAAAAATAG